One Alicyclobacillus acidoterrestris DNA window includes the following coding sequences:
- the fsa gene encoding fructose-6-phosphate aldolase yields the protein MKLFLDTIHVEDIRQAAQMGILRGVTTNPSLVAKAGRDYIEVLQQIVPLVDGPTSAEVVSLDADGMVREALSLADLDHNIVIQVPMTTEGLKAVYQLANLGIHTNVTLVFSVNQALLAAQAGARYVSPFLGRLDDISLDGVALIADIVQVFRTHDIDTEVIASSIRHPSHVTQAAKAGAHIAAVPFDVLDQMIKHPLTDRGIERFLADWSTLQKR from the coding sequence ATGAAGTTGTTTCTCGACACGATACACGTCGAAGACATTCGTCAGGCTGCCCAAATGGGGATTCTCAGAGGCGTCACCACGAACCCGAGCCTCGTGGCAAAGGCAGGTCGCGATTACATCGAGGTGCTTCAGCAGATTGTGCCGCTGGTGGACGGCCCGACCAGCGCCGAAGTGGTGAGTTTGGACGCGGATGGCATGGTGAGAGAGGCGTTGTCTCTCGCTGACCTCGACCACAACATCGTGATTCAGGTTCCCATGACGACAGAGGGGCTCAAGGCGGTCTACCAGCTGGCGAATCTCGGAATCCACACCAATGTGACCTTGGTGTTCAGCGTCAATCAGGCGTTGTTGGCCGCACAGGCGGGCGCGCGATACGTCAGTCCGTTCCTCGGGCGGCTCGACGATATCAGCCTCGACGGGGTCGCGTTGATTGCGGACATCGTACAGGTTTTTCGCACACACGACATCGATACCGAGGTGATTGCGTCGAGTATCCGCCATCCCAGCCACGTGACACAGGCGGCAAAGGCGGGCGCACATATTGCCGCCGTGCCATTTGACGTGTTAGACCAGATGATTAAGCATCCGCTGACAGATAGAGGAATTGAACGTTTCTTGGCTGATTGGAGTACATTACAAAAGAGATGA